In the Prochlorococcus sp. MIT 1307 genome, one interval contains:
- a CDS encoding peptidylprolyl isomerase yields the protein MVKALMDTEAGLIELDLFEDDAPNTVANFVKLAKEGFYDGLCFHRVIDGFMAQGGCPNSRDGAKGIAGTGGPGYTIDCEINKNKHLSGSLSMAHAGKNTGGSQFFIVHQPQPHLDGVHTVFGETKNIDIVLMLKNGSKINKIAIQ from the coding sequence ATGGTTAAGGCTCTTATGGATACAGAGGCAGGCTTAATAGAGCTTGATTTATTTGAGGATGATGCACCTAATACGGTGGCAAATTTTGTTAAACTGGCAAAAGAGGGTTTTTATGATGGGCTTTGTTTCCATAGAGTTATAGATGGTTTTATGGCCCAAGGTGGTTGTCCAAATTCGAGAGATGGAGCTAAAGGTATTGCGGGTACTGGTGGGCCAGGTTATACGATTGACTGTGAAATTAATAAGAACAAACATCTCTCAGGTTCATTGTCCATGGCTCATGCAGGAAAAAATACCGGTGGAAGTCAGTTTTTTATTGTTCATCAACCTCAACCTCATTTGGATGGAGTTCACACTGTCTTCGGAGAAACAAAAAATATAGATATTGTCCTTATGTTGAAGAATGGTTCAAAGATAAATAAAATTGCAATTCAATAG